In Parafrankia irregularis, the following proteins share a genomic window:
- a CDS encoding DUF6758 family protein, producing MTAPPVCPACLGPLDPPDVWSDRWRCGRHGDVEPFHEAQSSREALLRSLGRTSQVPVWLPSPMPVHWFASGVGWAGDDRSGAHATALSTSGPSPVGGPAEMVLVAEAPRIGLGARLAGLSGSDPARLDAAPEAKVEAAGHPTALWPVTTPPDRAAFVGEALGVWLWCVLWPADAALLLLEQLVIEDMRDDATLVDHLLFGAPGSHLSSL from the coding sequence GTGACCGCCCCGCCGGTCTGCCCGGCCTGCCTAGGCCCGCTCGACCCGCCGGACGTCTGGAGTGACCGGTGGCGCTGCGGCCGGCACGGTGACGTCGAACCGTTCCACGAAGCCCAGTCCTCCCGCGAGGCGCTGCTCCGCTCGCTGGGGCGGACCAGCCAGGTGCCGGTGTGGCTGCCCTCGCCGATGCCGGTGCACTGGTTCGCGAGCGGTGTCGGCTGGGCCGGCGACGACCGCTCCGGCGCCCACGCGACCGCGCTCTCGACGAGTGGGCCGTCGCCGGTGGGTGGGCCCGCCGAGATGGTTCTGGTGGCCGAGGCCCCCCGGATCGGGCTGGGTGCGCGCCTCGCCGGCCTGTCGGGATCCGACCCGGCGCGCCTGGACGCGGCGCCCGAGGCGAAGGTGGAGGCCGCGGGGCATCCGACGGCGCTCTGGCCGGTCACGACGCCACCCGACCGCGCGGCCTTCGTCGGTGAGGCGCTCGGAGTCTGGCTGTGGTGCGTCCTGTGGCCGGCCGACGCGGCGCTGCTGCTGCTCGAACAGCTGGTCATCGAGGACATGCGCGACGACGCGACCCTCGTCGACCACCTGCTCTTCGGCGCCCCGGGCTCGCACCTCTCGTCGCTGTAG
- the ctaD gene encoding aa3-type cytochrome oxidase subunit I: protein MTLLREPSGPATEHPRDQHVRQRVNILGYLRTTSHKDIAVMYAVASFAFFVIGGILAMMMRAELARPGLQYFSNEQYNQLFTMHGTLMLLMFATPLAFAFANFLIPLQIGSPDVAFPRLNAMSFWFFLFGSLTVLAGFLTPDGAAAFGWFAYAPLNSISYSPGIGADLWILGLTVSGLGTILGGVNMATTIMVLRAPGMTMFRLPIFCWTFLVTSILVLVAFPVLAGALLALAADRRFGAHVYDAQNGGAILWQHLFWFFGHPEVYIIALPFFGIISEIIPVFSRKPIFGYKGLIFATIAIGVLSVVVWAHHMFVTGAVLLPFFAIMSFLIAVPTGIKFFNWIGTMWRGNLSFETPMLFCIGFLVTFLLGGLTGVLLASPPIDFHVSDSYFVVAHFHYVVFGTVVFAAFAGTYFWFPKVTGRLMDDRLGKIHFWTVFFGFHLTFLVQHYLGMQGMPRRFADYGPNDGFTDWNTLSTAGSFLLGVSTLPFMYNVWHSYRRGRLAIVDDPWGYGNSLEWATSCPPPRHNFHKLPRIRSERPAFDLHYPEVAGAADYHATPELR, encoded by the coding sequence GTGACTCTTCTACGCGAACCATCCGGCCCTGCCACCGAGCATCCGCGGGATCAGCACGTCCGGCAGCGCGTCAACATTCTCGGGTACCTCCGCACCACCTCGCACAAGGACATCGCCGTCATGTACGCGGTGGCGTCCTTCGCGTTCTTCGTCATCGGCGGGATCCTGGCGATGATGATGCGGGCCGAGCTGGCCCGGCCCGGCCTGCAGTACTTCTCGAACGAGCAGTACAACCAGCTCTTCACGATGCACGGCACGCTGATGCTGCTGATGTTCGCGACGCCGCTGGCCTTCGCGTTCGCGAACTTCCTCATCCCGCTGCAGATCGGCTCGCCGGACGTCGCCTTCCCCCGGCTCAACGCGATGTCCTTCTGGTTCTTCCTGTTCGGGTCGCTCACCGTGCTGGCCGGCTTCCTCACCCCGGACGGCGCGGCCGCCTTTGGCTGGTTCGCCTACGCCCCGCTGAACAGCATCTCGTACAGCCCCGGCATCGGGGCGGACCTGTGGATCCTGGGCCTCACGGTCTCCGGGCTGGGCACGATCCTCGGCGGCGTCAACATGGCCACGACGATCATGGTGTTGCGAGCACCGGGCATGACGATGTTCCGCCTGCCGATCTTCTGCTGGACCTTCCTGGTCACCTCGATCCTGGTGCTGGTGGCCTTCCCGGTGCTCGCCGGCGCCCTGCTCGCCCTGGCGGCGGACCGGCGCTTCGGTGCCCACGTCTACGACGCCCAGAACGGCGGGGCGATCCTGTGGCAGCACCTGTTCTGGTTCTTCGGGCATCCCGAGGTCTACATCATCGCCCTGCCGTTCTTCGGCATCATCAGCGAGATCATCCCGGTCTTCTCCCGAAAGCCCATCTTCGGCTACAAGGGCCTGATCTTCGCCACGATCGCCATCGGCGTCCTGTCCGTCGTGGTCTGGGCACACCACATGTTCGTCACCGGCGCGGTGCTGCTGCCGTTCTTCGCCATCATGTCCTTCCTCATCGCCGTTCCGACCGGAATCAAGTTCTTCAACTGGATCGGGACGATGTGGCGCGGAAACCTGAGCTTCGAGACTCCCATGCTGTTCTGCATCGGATTTCTCGTGACGTTCCTGCTCGGCGGCCTGACCGGCGTCCTGCTCGCCAGCCCGCCCATCGACTTCCACGTCAGCGACAGCTACTTCGTGGTCGCCCACTTCCACTACGTCGTGTTCGGAACAGTCGTCTTCGCCGCTTTCGCCGGCACGTACTTCTGGTTCCCGAAGGTCACCGGCCGGCTGATGGACGACCGACTCGGGAAGATCCATTTCTGGACGGTCTTCTTCGGCTTCCACCTGACCTTCCTCGTGCAGCACTACCTGGGGATGCAGGGGATGCCGCGGCGGTTCGCCGACTACGGGCCGAACGACGGGTTCACCGACTGGAACACCCTGTCGACCGCGGGCAGCTTCCTGCTCGGCGTCTCGACGCTGCCGTTCATGTACAACGTGTGGCACTCGTACCGGCGCGGCCGGCTCGCGATCGTCGACGACCCCTGGGGGTACGGCAACTCGCTGGAATGGGCCA